In Schizosaccharomyces osmophilus chromosome 1, complete sequence, the genomic window TTCTactatataaaaaataaaatcaatgcTTATATTGTGTTCATACAGCTCAACGAAGTGAATGACGATCTGGCAAAAATTGTGTGTATCATTAATCTTCTACACGAAGTAACGTCTTTCAGTCTATAATTAgttccaaagaaaacacaATCTCCATGGTTTCTTATATGTTTCTTTAGAATGTTTATTAAAAGCTGGTAATCATCTATAACTAGCTAACTTTTTAAGTTAGTTCATGTTAGCTAGCAGCCAAAAGTTTCACGGACGGACTGGTATTTTCATCGGTAACAAACGAAGGTagattaaaaaaaaaattactgGATCCAATTAGAATACAATGAATATATCTTTCAAGAGGGACAAGCCTGTAAAGACAAAGGCACACCTGTCGTGGTGATAGTTAAAGATCAATGCGACTCGAGGGCCAACTTTCTAAAACGAGCGTAGagattaaataaattataaagCGCTTTAAGGACATAACTAGAAGCACGTTTAAAAAAGTACGATATCGAAGGATACAAAGAAGCGTAAGAACGttcatgaaaaaacaaaaaaaataatgaatggGGTGGGATAAAGCAAAGCAGTCTCAGGAGGATTCATTGTTCATACTGCCACtgcttttggtttttcgTAAAGCCGGATATGTAAGAGAATCAGTAGAAGTTGTAGAGGAAAGAGGAAGTTGTGCTGTATACGGTTTTTcaggaaaaaagaaagagttCGCAGATCGAGATGTTGAGTCCAAACCTTTATGAATAATTTGCTGATACTCTGAAAGCTGAAAAATTAACGACATATTAGGACCAATCCAAGGGGATCGTTGCTTGACATATTCATACGCATCGGATACATTTAAATTTAGAGTTTTCATAATAAACGCAATAACAAGACATGCAGATCTAGAAATTCCCATTTGACAATTTATCAAAACACGCTTGTTCAAATAAAGTGCTTGATAAGTAACGAATGACACCAATTGATCCAATTCAACCAAAAACTGCGAATCGTGCTCCCAGGGTATGTGGATATACTCAAGGCAATCAAACACATGAATATCTAGGTTATATTTGGAATCCCTGTAGCAACGACCCTCGCTCGTGAACGGTTGTACA contains:
- the pmp1 gene encoding dual-specificity MAP kinase phosphatase Pmp1, encoding MESRAAKEPEENVRNCHDVRMKLWSVSENSEPATPSTKLSRKFPQNRMSQKLLPLKISTSSLPNIRNDESDASDQSLSPYNSIIPSPSNYIGNQPYPNGPVCIYPPNIYLYAKPSMPILQSFDVVVNVAKEVVQPFTSEGRCYRDSKYNLDIHVFDCLEYIHIPWEHDSQFLVELDQLVSFVTYQALYLNKRVLINCQMGISRSACLVIAFIMKTLNLNVSDAYEYVKQRSPWIGPNMSLIFQLSEYQQIIHKGLDSTSRSANSFFFPEKPYTAQLPLSSTTSTDSLTYPALRKTKSSGSMNNESS